The following coding sequences are from one Amyelois transitella isolate CPQ chromosome 23, ilAmyTran1.1, whole genome shotgun sequence window:
- the LOC132903236 gene encoding uncharacterized protein LOC132903236, whose translation MERKEEYTDASASPEAVAREVSTISLQSRIPSFWRAQPKLWFAQFEAVVSSYKTSEDQKYNLVIAVLERTDIEQVSDIICNPPSAGKYQALKKRLLSVYEESESKQFQKLLGGLELGEQKPSQLLRVMRDLSGTKVADDALKVLWMGHLPSQVRAVLSVSTESSLDTMATMADKMMEHTEQTVAEIRQDATPGSSSGAQNNLQFQVLSKQIEKLTLEIAALKEDRSRFRGRQPFRNPRRNKSSTRSKSRNGRKPGDPEWECSYHYRFGDRARKCQSPCARRRSEN comes from the coding sequence atGGAAAGAAAGGAAGAATATACTGACGCGTCCGCCTCTCCGGAAGCAGTTGCAAGGGAAGTCTCCACCATTTCTCTTCAGTCAAGAATACCATCATTTTGGCGAGCACAACCGAAACTGTGGTTTGCACAATTTGAGGCCGTGGTATCATCATACAAGACCAGTGAAGATCAGAAATATAATCTCGTTATCgccgtattagaaagaacagACATCGAGCAAGTGAGCGATATCATCTGCAATCCCCCATCTGCTGGAAAATATCAGGCTCTGAAGAAGAGATTGTTGTCGGTGTACGAGGAATCAGAGTCCAAACAATTTCAAAAGCTGTTAGGAGGATTAGAACTGGGAGAACAGAAGCCTTCACAACTTCTTCGTGTTATGCGAGATTTATCCGGAACAAAAGTCGCTGATGATGCCCTGAAAGTTCTGTGGATGGGACATTTACCGTCACAAGTACGAGCCGTGCTGTCTGTCAGCACAGAATCCTCGCTCGACACCATGGCCACGATGGCAGACAAAATGATGGAGCACACAGAACAAACCGTAGCAGAAATTCGACAGGATGCAACCCCTGGAAGCAGCAGCGGAGCACAAAACAATTTGCAATTTCAAGTATTAAGCAAACAAATAGAAAAGCTTACACTCGAGATTGCCGCTCTCAAGGAAGATCGATCCAGATTTCGTGGTCGTCAGCCCTTTAGAAACCCCCGTCGAAACAAATCGTCAACAAGATCGAAGTCGAGAAATGGAAGAAAACCAGGTGACCCAGAATGGGAGTGCTCCTACCACTATCGTTTCGGTGATAGGGCCAGAAAATGCCAGTCACCCTGCGCTCGACGACGGTCGGAAAACTAG